CCAGGAACTGCCACTTTGGCAAGCCAAGCTCCTGGCGCAGCTTAACCACCGCCAGTTCTTTTGCCTTAGCTTCAACGTCGATGGTGACATCGAGCCCGCTCCACTCATCAGGAAAATCAGTCAAATCGATAAAATCGGCATGCGGCCCCGATTTCCCCTCCCAACCGTCCCGGGGAGAGGAGATGTGGAAATAAGCTTCGCGTCCGACATGCTGCCACGTTTTCAAACAGGCTTGTGTTGCCTCGGCGATCGATAAACCGTCGGAGTTGCAACGATGATGGTGAACATCATAAACCAGAGGGATCGCGAGTTCTGCGCAGACCGGCAACAGATCTTTGACTGTATAGCTTTTATCGTCATTTTCCAGGCTCAGGCGACTGCGGATCGGTTCGGACAGCGCAGAGACCTGCTCGACCAGCCGCGCGAGGGCGCTCACTTTATCGCCGTAAACCCCGCCGCCATGAATATTGATCGTATCGGCCCCGATCAAAGCTGCCAGCATTGCCTGATACTCAAGATCCTTGAGAGCCGCGGCCGTCACCGCCGGCCGGGGGCTGGAGAGGAGTGTAAACTGATCCGGGTGGAGACTGAGCCGGAGCCGGTACCTCTCTTTGAGTTCTTTGACCGCACCCAAGGATTCGACGATCGCCTCACCCTGCGGCAGCTCTTCAAGCCGATAGCCGACGTCAGGATGAGTGTAGAGCGGCAGCAAGGGTGACGAAACCCGGAATGCACCGATACCGAGGCGGTGCACCTCTTCAACTGCCGCGAGCAGAGAGCGGGCGTTGGCGAGGCAAATGTCACTGAGTCGATCGAGACGCAAAGAGGGGGCAAGTTTTTTAACAAACGTCGCCGTTGTGCTCCTGAAATGAATGGGAGACTTTTTGAACAGGCAGCAAAGGCCGAGACGTAACATAAAAAAATACTCCTGTCCGGTTGTTGTGCCGGTCGGTCGGCGACACTCACCAATCAAAAAGGTCTGGTGGGAGTTCCGGGGACGA
This Desulfuromonadaceae bacterium DNA region includes the following protein-coding sequences:
- the uvsE gene encoding UV DNA damage repair endonuclease UvsE, coding for MLRLGLCCLFKKSPIHFRSTTATFVKKLAPSLRLDRLSDICLANARSLLAAVEEVHRLGIGAFRVSSPLLPLYTHPDVGYRLEELPQGEAIVESLGAVKELKERYRLRLSLHPDQFTLLSSPRPAVTAAALKDLEYQAMLAALIGADTINIHGGGVYGDKVSALARLVEQVSALSEPIRSRLSLENDDKSYTVKDLLPVCAELAIPLVYDVHHHRCNSDGLSIAEATQACLKTWQHVGREAYFHISSPRDGWEGKSGPHADFIDLTDFPDEWSGLDVTIDVEAKAKELAVVKLRQELGLPKWQFLDR